The following DNA comes from Lentibacillus sp. Marseille-P4043.
GAGAGAACATTAATATTATATTGCGATTGATTTTGAACACACCAATCAATTCCAGCAATCACCGTTGAAAGTGAACCAGACCCCATTTTATTTAATACCTTAACCCCAACTAAGTTAGCATCAGACGCTGGTCCTTGGTACAATCCATTTGATGCTGCTCCATCACTCGCTGCATCCCCTGCACAATGGGTACCATGTCCATTATCATCGTATGGTTCGGATTTGTTTTGAACAAAATCTTTAAATCCTATAATGCGTCCTTCTAAATCATTGTGCGGATATATACCTGTATCAACGACCGCAATGGTTACATCCTTCCCTGTATAACCAGACTTTTTTAACTGATCAGAATTAATCGTTGGTGAAGCTACATCAAGCAAAGTTGTGATTTTCCTGTCATAATAAACCTTTTTGATGTGATTACAGTTTTCAAGTAAATGTTCTATTTTTTTAATCGATAATTTAGTAGAACAACAGGAAATAGAAGGGTGCTGATGATGGATTTTACATTTTGCCTTCTTTACATCATTTAGTCCATGTTCAAAGGAATCAGGCTGAAATTCAATAACTACAGGTAAGCTTTTTGTCTTTTTCTTTACATAATCCAAAGGGCGATGCAAGAAACATGGCAGCGAACGAAAGGGATAATAAAAACGAATCAATTCGCTTCTTATATTTTTATCGAGTTTATCTCCCCTGCGACGAACTAGTTGAATCATAGAAAAGCCAAACATAAACTTAACCTTCCTCTCTTAGAATTTACGTGACACGATATGGTACGTAAACTTCTAAAAGAGGAGTAATGAATTGGTGCAAAAAGATAGAAAAAAGGCTGAAAACTAGATTAATAGTACAGGTGGCTTCAATTCAACGTCGTTTCTTCCCTTAGTTCACTCCTACAAGACTCTGCCTCCGAGCACAACAACCTTACAAGTCCTCCTTTCTAGTAAACTGATAACTCATCAATATATTGCGAAAAAGAATAACCGAACCAAATTACACAAATATTTACTCTCTAAAAAATTTACAAATGAACTATCGCAACAACGTCTTAGGGACTGCTTACTGTAGAAATGCTTCCTAATTGCTTGAAGACATATATAAAATAAGATAGAATAAATAATTGTTAGGTTAATTTCTACGGGGCATTAGCTCAGCTGGGAGAGCGCTTCGCTGGCAGCGAAGAGGTCATCGGTTCGAGCCCGATATGCTCCATCATCCAAAACCCCTTGTCCATCAAGGGGTTTTGCGTTTATTCATCTTCCCCTTTTGATCCCCCAAAAATAACCAAGTTCACATAAATTCACATTTGATCCGGTAAATTTGATTGCCTTTTAAATTTTTTATCTCCTTTTCTGCCGATTCTCTTTTGTTGGTAGGCAATATTGATGTTCGAAAACAAATGACCCTATCTGATGTTGTACCGTACCGTGCGCTTATAACCTCCGTGGCTCCACTATCGCAAATACGGCCAGGACAGTCACAGTCAATTTCAATTCAGTCGATATTTTTAATGTAGTGTTTGATAGAATGAAGGTATTCTAGTATAGACATATAGTTAAGGGAGTCAACTGTTCTAGCCGTCAAGCTATGGAAACAGTTGACTTCTCCTTTCTTAGAAAAAAATGACAAGAGCCGCAACCTCTGTGATCATTATACGTGGTCACAGACGTTGGCGGCTCTTTTATATGGATTTATATGACAGATTAGTCGGCTAAAATGATCATTATAGAGACAATAGCTTAGGTTGCAAATAATTTGAGAACGAAGAAAAAAGGATCATAATTGCTCATTATTGATTTTCTAAGTATCTTTTACTTGGCTTATCACTATTTAATGTTAGGCGCTGTGCCGAAAGATCGGTATATAGCCGGGTTTGACACGGAAACCTCTGCGGGCATGGTTCACGAGCCAAGAAGCCAGTATCAAGAGACATTGGCTCACGCATTCAATGCTATCATGCCCGCCACACCTTATAACCCCGAATCTAATACCAAGTGTAATATTGTTATATAAAAGGCCACTTGCTACACCCACTCCAATACAAATTGCAAAGCCACTCCCATTTACTTTTTGAGGTTACAAAAAGGTGTTGAAAGGAAATTAAGGGGGAGGTGTTCTTCTTATTCGATCAAAAATATGTATCTTTTTATTTGAAAATGTATAAACTAAAGTATACATTTTACCAGAGAGGGGTTACAATGGAAACAAATAATCACAGTGGGGTGTATAAAATGACTGTTACTGCACAAAAATGGGGCAACAGCATTGGTATTCGTATACCTTTTAGACTAGCGGATAAATATGGAATTGTAAAAGGTACAGAGTTGGATATTCGTGATACGAAAAATGGCATTGAGTTAACACCAAAGGAAAAGCCAACATTAGATGATTTATTGGCACAATGTGATGGTGAAAACCCCTATGAAGAATTTTTCAGCGAACCGATAGGAAAGGAAGAATTGTAAGATGCAAGTTCCAGATCGAGGGGATTTTATTTATTTAGATTTTGACCTTCAAACAGGCACAGAGCAATCAGATCGCAGGCCAGCTATTGTGTTGTCTCCCGAAAAATTCAATCGGGTTACTGGTTATGCGACTGTTTGCCCTATTAGTGGAACCAAAAGAGAATGGGGTTTTAATATCGACATTCCAGACGGTTTTGCGGTCGGCGGAGTTGTCATTAGTGATCAAGTTAAAAATTTGGATTGGAAAACAAGAAAAGCACAAATAAAGGGGAAGGCACCTAACGATCTTATTAATAAAGTTGTTCAGGTGATACATACTTATGTGTATGAAGAACATCAGCCTGATGAATGAGGGGGCATCATTGACAGATTACCATGCCAAAAGCGTTTGACAATAGAAACAAAATTATTCTAACTTATTAATCCCATAGACTTCCGGAGTTAGGCCGAAGAACATAAAGAAAAGGTATAATTTAAGGATATAGAATCCCATACCATTGCTCCTGCACCATCTTGGGGCAGCGAAGAGGTCATCGGTTCGAGCCAGATATGCTCCATCATCCGATCCCCTCCTTGCTCTTCAAGGGGGGCTACGTTTTTCCATCTTTCTCTGATTTTCTACAAATAAAGGATTGCGTTCACATTTGACCCAGGGATTTTAAATACGGTTACATGATCAAGAAACGCTATGGCATGTAACCGTATTTTACAGTCGTTACAAGAAAAGCAAATTGTTCGTAACATTACGTTAATAGAGTACCAA
Coding sequences within:
- a CDS encoding S8 family peptidase → MFGFSMIQLVRRRGDKLDKNIRSELIRFYYPFRSLPCFLHRPLDYVKKKTKSLPVVIEFQPDSFEHGLNDVKKAKCKIHHQHPSISCCSTKLSIKKIEHLLENCNHIKKVYYDRKITTLLDVASPTINSDQLKKSGYTGKDVTIAVVDTGIYPHNDLEGRIIGFKDFVQNKSEPYDDNGHGTHCAGDAASDGAASNGLYQGPASDANLVGVKVLNKMGSGSLSTVIAGIDWCVQNQSQYNINVLSLSLGSDAQEPAEDDPVVRAVEEAWNNGIVVCAAAGNSGPSSETIASPGISPKVITVGAANDNNTADRSDDIVANFSSRGPTVGGLMKPDLLTPGANIISLRSPRSYLDKTNAGARVDSNYFSLSGTSMATPICAGVVAQLLQTNSNLTPDQVKEQFINACKDIGQPPNVQGNGYLDAAQLIEG
- a CDS encoding AbrB/MazE/SpoVT family DNA-binding domain-containing protein, which produces METNNHSGVYKMTVTAQKWGNSIGIRIPFRLADKYGIVKGTELDIRDTKNGIELTPKEKPTLDDLLAQCDGENPYEEFFSEPIGKEEL
- a CDS encoding type II toxin-antitoxin system PemK/MazF family toxin yields the protein MQVPDRGDFIYLDFDLQTGTEQSDRRPAIVLSPEKFNRVTGYATVCPISGTKREWGFNIDIPDGFAVGGVVISDQVKNLDWKTRKAQIKGKAPNDLINKVVQVIHTYVYEEHQPDE